The sequence TCTTGGAACCACATTAGTCCCTTCCAACAACATCATGGCTCTTTCTCGGTGGAGCATCATTCGAATAACGAACGACGGAACTCCAAACACCGTTGGTCTGTGCATCGCTCTTCCGAGTGCTTTGGTCAATTCGTAATTCGTTACTATCCCCGGAGCAATGGCATTAAGAATGCCATGAACGGTTTCGTTCTCAATGGCGTGTTCGTAGATTCCCACTGTGTCGTCGAGATGCACCCACGGCATGAGTTGACGACCCGAACCGATGGTGCCTCCCAAACCAAACATAAACGGCCATTTTAAATTTGCAAATGTTCCACCGCTTTTTCCCATAACGAGCCCGATGCGTATGGTGACTAGACGAACTCCAGATTGACTGGGCAATTTGGCACTCTCCTCCCAATCGCAGCAAAGTTTGTGGCTGAACGACGAGTTAGAACAAATGCTGTCTTCGTCGTactgtgttgtgttattgaGTGTGTAATATCCTGTATGATCAAACAGTGGTGGCTCCAATCATGTGATAATGTAAgtttaatgtgtgtgtgtggggggggggggtgcgcgcgtgtctgtctgtctgtcaatatacATTTTTCATAAATAAACTATAGCaacaaagcaatagctaatctacgtgtccattacatctgtctgtctgtctgtctgtctgt is a genomic window of Corticium candelabrum chromosome 11, ooCorCand1.1, whole genome shotgun sequence containing:
- the LOC134186523 gene encoding epimerase family protein SDR39U1-like, producing MKVLVVSLIGNCLYLLRIGGASGFIGSALRRSLQRKGHEVISVSRRPAPSTVTWDQIRVTGLPECDAIVNLAGEPIMGASMRRWNSQFEADLVSSRIVTNKTLVEAISKSSQPPKVFVSSSAIGYYTLNNTTQYDEDSICSNSSFSHKLCCDWEESAKLPSQSGVRLVTIRIGLVMGKSGGTFANLKWPFMFGLGGTIGSGRQLMPWVHLDDTVGIYEHAIENETVHGILNAIAPGIVTNYELTKALGRAMHRPTVFGVPSFVIRMMLHRERAMMLLEGTNVVPRRTIESGYEFKYPDIESATAELVQ